A portion of the Jaculus jaculus isolate mJacJac1 chromosome 5, mJacJac1.mat.Y.cur, whole genome shotgun sequence genome contains these proteins:
- the Cfap107 gene encoding uncharacterized protein C1orf158 homolog isoform X1, which produces MFVTAGSPQPFSTPGWAIEKKYSTSVLTGNWVEERRKFTRATEETPQCIYRKEYVPFPGHRLDQISRWYWKRRIEGLPYKHLITHHQEPSHRYLISTYDDHYNRHDYNPGLPALRTWNRQKLLWLPEKSDFPLLAPPTNYGLLEQLKQKWQAPRDGLKESIYTSSYPVPPLCALSRREHAIPVPPPRLTPTPHF; this is translated from the exons ATGTTTGTGACGGCGGGGAGTCCCCAGCCATTCTCCACTCCAGGCTGGGCCATTGAGAAGAAATACTCAACCAGTGTGCTCACTGGAAACTGggtagaggaaagaaggaag TTCACCAGAGCCACTGAGGAGACTCCCCAGTGCATTTACAGAAAGGAGTATGTCCCCTTCCCAGGCCACAGGCTGGACCAGATCTCCAGGTGGTACTGGAAAAGGAGAATTGAG GGGCTCCCATACAAACATCTGATCACGCACCACCAGGAGCCCTCACACCGCTACCTGATCAGCACATATGATGACCACTACAACCGGCATGATTACAACCCAGGCTTGCCCGCCCTGCGCACCTGGAACAGACAGAAGTTGCTGTGGCTGCCAGAGAAGTCAGACTTCCCCCTTCTTG CTCCGCCTACAAACTATGGACTCCTGGAGCAGCTGAAGCAGAAGTGGCAGGCCCCCAGGGATGGACTGAAGGAAAGCATCTACACGTCATCCTACCCCGTGCCACCACTGTGCGCTCTGTCCAGGCGGGAGCACGCCATCCCTGTCCCTCCCCCTcgcctcacccccaccccacacttctGA
- the Cfap107 gene encoding uncharacterized protein C1orf158 homolog isoform X2: MFVTAGSPQPFSTPGWAIEKKYSTSVLTGNWVEERRKGLPYKHLITHHQEPSHRYLISTYDDHYNRHDYNPGLPALRTWNRQKLLWLPEKSDFPLLAPPTNYGLLEQLKQKWQAPRDGLKESIYTSSYPVPPLCALSRREHAIPVPPPRLTPTPHF, translated from the exons ATGTTTGTGACGGCGGGGAGTCCCCAGCCATTCTCCACTCCAGGCTGGGCCATTGAGAAGAAATACTCAACCAGTGTGCTCACTGGAAACTGggtagaggaaagaaggaag GGGCTCCCATACAAACATCTGATCACGCACCACCAGGAGCCCTCACACCGCTACCTGATCAGCACATATGATGACCACTACAACCGGCATGATTACAACCCAGGCTTGCCCGCCCTGCGCACCTGGAACAGACAGAAGTTGCTGTGGCTGCCAGAGAAGTCAGACTTCCCCCTTCTTG CTCCGCCTACAAACTATGGACTCCTGGAGCAGCTGAAGCAGAAGTGGCAGGCCCCCAGGGATGGACTGAAGGAAAGCATCTACACGTCATCCTACCCCGTGCCACCACTGTGCGCTCTGTCCAGGCGGGAGCACGCCATCCCTGTCCCTCCCCCTcgcctcacccccaccccacacttctGA